TAGTAATAAAGTAACAAAATGTTGTAAAATATAAAACAGAATGTTAACTTTGTACATATAGATTATTCTAAATAGTTAGATGAGTAATACAATAGAAGCAATTCATTTACTGGAAGATAAGTTAGAAAGTTTAATTTCTAATTATGAATTTTTAAAGAATGAAAATGAAATATTGCTTCATAGTACAACAAAATTACAACATCAACTCTTAGAAAGAGAGCAATTATTAGTAGAACAAAAAAGGCAATATGATTTGCTTAAAATTGCAAAAACTATAGATGGCAGTAGTACAAATACAAGAGATACGAAACTCAAAATAAATACTTTAATTCGAGAAATCGATAAATGTATTATTCAGTTACATGAATAAAGTTCTTTAAATTGTGGAAAAACTTAAAATTAATGTTGTTATAGCAGGTAGAACCTATCCTTTAAGTGTTAATAATACTAAAGAGGAAGAAGGTATGAGAAAAGCCGCAAATGCTATTAATAAATTAATTTCTAATTATGAAGAAAACTATGCAGTTAGTGACAAACAAGATGTTTTAGCTATGTGTGCATTGCAATTTGCTTCAAAAGCAGAAATTTCATCAATAGAAAAAGATTCTACAAGTAAAGAAGTCGTAAATAAAATAAAAGAGTTAACTAATTTGGTTGATTCTCATTTAAAATAAGTTCTTTAAAATATACATTAACAACACACTGCCTACGTTAGTAAATTGTTTATTAAACTCAACACGATTCAATTATGAAGGATGAGTCTTAACTGCAAAAGTAAGCCATAGTTACTAAATTTATTTTAGTAACAAGTGGATCCTTGAATAGTTAGTTAGTCCTATAAGTACCATATTTGGAGTTTAAAAAACCAAACTAATGTAGGCTTTTTTTATATACTAAATTTAAATTATGGATGGAATGATACTGCCAATATTGGCAGCAATTATAGGTATTGCAGTTGGATTTCTAATAGCTAAAGCTATGGAAAAAGCAAAAGGAAAGAAATTACTTAACAGTACTAAAAGTGAAGCAGCTACGATTTTAAAAGTAGCTAAAATAGATGCTGAAGCTGTTAAAAAAGATAAAATACTACAAGCTAAAGAAAAGTTTATTGAACTTAAGTCTGAGCATGAAAAAGTGATTCTTAGTAGAGAAAAAAAGATTTCTGATGTTGAAAAACGTATTAGAGATAGAGAATCTCAAGTAGCTTCTGAAGTTGATAAAAACAAACGACTTAACAAGTCTTTAGAGCAAAAGGAAAACGATTTTAATAAAAAGTTAGACTTTGTTGAAAATAAAGAAAGTGAATTAGAAGTAATGCACAAGCGTAATGTAGACATGCTAGAGCAAATTTCTGGTTTATCTGCAGATGAAGCTAAAGTAGAATTGGTAACATCTCTAAAAGATGAAGCTAAATCTGAAGCTATGGCTTTTGTACAAACTTCTGTAGAAGAAGCGAAGTTAACAGCAGAACAAGAAGCTAGAAAAATAGTTTTAGGAACGATACAAAGAGTAGGTGTAGAGCAAGCAGTAGAAAACTGTGTTTCTGTATTTAACTTAGAATCTGATGATGTTAAAGGAAGAATTATTGGTAGAGAAGGTAGAAATATTAGAGCAATTGAAGCTGCTACTGGTGTAGAAATTATTGTAGATGATACTCCAGATGCAATTATACTTTCTTGTTTCGATCCTATTAGAAGAGAAGTTGCAC
The window above is part of the Polaribacter sp. SA4-12 genome. Proteins encoded here:
- the rny gene encoding ribonuclease Y, encoding MDGMILPILAAIIGIAVGFLIAKAMEKAKGKKLLNSTKSEAATILKVAKIDAEAVKKDKILQAKEKFIELKSEHEKVILSREKKISDVEKRIRDRESQVASEVDKNKRLNKSLEQKENDFNKKLDFVENKESELEVMHKRNVDMLEQISGLSADEAKVELVTSLKDEAKSEAMAFVQTSVEEAKLTAEQEARKIVLGTIQRVGVEQAVENCVSVFNLESDDVKGRIIGREGRNIRAIEAATGVEIIVDDTPDAIILSCFDPIRREVARLSLHKLVTDGRIHPARIEEVVSKTEKQITQEIIEVGKRTVIDLGIHGLHPELIKAVGRMKYRSSYGQNLLQHSREVANLCGIMAAEMGLNSKVAKRAGLLHDIGKVPDTESELPHALLGMQWAEKYGEKPDVCNAIGAHHDEIEMKSLISPIVQVCDAISGARPGARRQVLDSYIQRLKDLEDIAFGFPGVQKAYAIQAGRELRVMVESGKVNDTKAAELSFSISQKIQNDMTYPGQVKVTVIRETRAVNVAK
- a CDS encoding cell division protein ZapA, with the protein product MEKLKINVVIAGRTYPLSVNNTKEEEGMRKAANAINKLISNYEENYAVSDKQDVLAMCALQFASKAEISSIEKDSTSKEVVNKIKELTNLVDSHLK